Proteins from a genomic interval of Clostridium botulinum:
- a CDS encoding DUF6440 family protein has protein sequence MLDKKRFQVISSQGTLESFKVIVDKETGVNYLYVSNGTSGGLTVLLDSDGKPIITKDK, from the coding sequence ATGCTTGATAAAAAAAGATTTCAAGTTATATCTTCTCAGGGAACTTTAGAAAGTTTTAAAGTAATTGTTGACAAAGAAACTGGGGTAAATTACCTATATGTTAGCAATGGAACATCAGGTGGATTGACAGTATTGTTAGATTCAGATGGGAAACCAATTATAACAAAAGACAAATAA
- a CDS encoding tubulin-like doman-containing protein has product MEKKDILFVGIGEAGGKLLNEILKKDKRYVGLYINSNYDDFSDLETANDNMYIITAGQGTGKNRQKSKALLKSNINSIMDEILKYRTSEVVHFLFSLGGGTGGGSTPTIVKALGKLQKNGRFNKIINITCILPAYDEGKRYRKNAIECWNEIAELENINSIYMLDNNSKKDEEEINIEFARQFDIFMNMAKNIPSKELKSRIDAEEIGNLATSVGSTVFYELPSANSDLKVSIAEALNSSIFATSEEDVSKCEYVGIVTQEGLYDQKEIENMFNPEEYTVGAYSKEHNFIVVTGRPPQKESIETLKESIEEEEQNKTNDNVLSNLKVHTDIDTKQPEAVQKKTQQQIQKPKVETLEEKSVDDLLEDDDLWDDIF; this is encoded by the coding sequence ATGGAAAAGAAGGATATATTATTTGTAGGTATAGGTGAAGCCGGTGGAAAATTACTTAATGAAATATTAAAAAAAGATAAAAGATATGTAGGTCTTTATATAAATAGTAATTATGATGATTTTTCTGATTTAGAAACTGCTAATGATAATATGTACATTATTACAGCTGGACAAGGTACTGGTAAGAACAGACAAAAGAGCAAAGCACTATTAAAGAGTAATATTAATTCAATAATGGACGAGATATTAAAATACAGAACTTCAGAAGTAGTACATTTCCTATTTAGTTTAGGGGGAGGTACTGGTGGTGGAAGCACACCAACTATCGTAAAAGCATTAGGTAAATTACAAAAGAACGGAAGATTTAATAAAATAATAAATATTACTTGTATTCTACCTGCATATGATGAAGGAAAAAGATACAGAAAGAATGCAATAGAATGTTGGAATGAAATTGCTGAATTAGAAAATATAAATTCTATATATATGCTAGACAACAATAGCAAAAAAGATGAGGAAGAAATAAATATTGAGTTTGCTAGACAATTTGATATATTTATGAACATGGCTAAGAATATTCCATCAAAAGAGTTGAAAAGTAGAATTGATGCAGAAGAAATTGGTAACTTAGCAACTAGCGTAGGTTCAACTGTATTTTATGAATTGCCAAGTGCTAATAGTGATCTAAAGGTATCAATAGCTGAAGCACTAAACAGCAGCATATTCGCTACATCAGAAGAAGACGTTTCTAAATGTGAATATGTTGGAATAGTAACTCAAGAAGGTTTATATGACCAAAAAGAAATAGAAAATATGTTCAATCCAGAAGAATACACTGTTGGAGCTTATAGCAAAGAACACAATTTTATAGTTGTTACAGGTAGACCACCACAAAAGGAATCTATAGAAACACTTAAAGAAAGTATAGAAGAGGAAGAACAAAATAAAACAAATGACAATGTTTTATCTAACTTAAAAGTACATACAGATATAGATACTAAACAACCTGAAGCAGTACAAAAGAAAACTCAACAACAAATACAAAAACCAAAAGTTGAAACACTTGAAGAAAAATCAGTTGATGATTTATTAGAAGATGATGATTTATGGGATGATATATTTTAA
- a CDS encoding ABC transporter ATP-binding protein, translated as MVVLSVNNLKKNYNNTNVLKGINLEIHKGEFLGIMGASGSGKTTLLNILSGIDKLTSGKIELLGRDINKLSKNDMTLFRRNHLGFVFQEFNLLDSLTLKENIMLPLSLECKDPEKMEQRTNDIMNMFDILKVKDKYPYLVSGGQQQRTAISRAIINNPDIIFADEPTGNLDSKASNTIMKYFEKLNTLNKNTIIVVTHDPFTASYCNRIVFIEYGIISSEITKKGESKKSFFDKILESFKNMGSEDDEF; from the coding sequence ATGGTGGTTTTAAGTGTAAATAATTTAAAAAAGAATTATAACAACACAAATGTTCTTAAAGGAATCAATCTAGAAATACATAAAGGAGAGTTTCTTGGAATTATGGGGGCCTCCGGTAGTGGTAAAACTACTCTTTTGAATATATTAAGTGGCATAGATAAACTTACATCAGGGAAAATAGAGCTTTTAGGAAGAGATATAAATAAACTATCTAAAAATGATATGACATTATTTAGGCGCAATCATTTAGGTTTTGTATTTCAAGAATTTAATTTATTAGATAGTTTAACATTAAAAGAAAATATTATGTTGCCATTAAGTTTAGAATGTAAAGATCCTGAGAAAATGGAACAAAGGACAAATGATATTATGAATATGTTTGATATTTTAAAAGTTAAAGATAAATATCCTTATTTAGTTTCTGGTGGACAACAGCAGAGGACAGCCATTAGCAGAGCCATAATAAATAATCCAGATATTATATTTGCAGACGAGCCTACTGGAAATTTAGATTCTAAAGCTTCCAATACCATAATGAAATATTTCGAAAAATTAAATACATTAAATAAAAATACAATAATAGTTGTAACACATGACCCCTTTACAGCAAGCTACTGTAATAGGATAGTATTTATTGAATACGGAATTATTAGTTCGGAGATAACTAAAAAAGGAGAAAGTAAAAAATCCTTTTTTGATAAAATACTAGAAAGCTTTAAAAATATGGGGAGTGAAGATGATGAATTTTAA
- a CDS encoding FtsX-like permease family protein, translating to MMNFKEISFRMFKSNIRRYILYILCSAFTTMIVFLYLTMYTNKDFNDSSKVNDLISSNLYAPSLVLAIFSVCFIIYAHNYFMKFRNNDFAIFMIIGMTDNDIRKILILENTLISSTSILTGLIIGTLFSKIFYFIVMKIIDINIHFGVNLKSYLYTLVFFAAINVIVILKSCIVVSRYKIINLLKDERIADRNFIGKVSFRVLGIILIFISIFTPLLLIYNKKSSSLIFISIVAFLLGIYLMIANLDFFVTKLFKKKYFNNLLFISNLKYTIGSCKNIIFSIVLLVASVIYFISFSSTCSKVLKKNSITYNPYDISYVEIFGKNILSQNDIHNILKSSDAKVSSIKNIEFIMNSTVTILSDKVLNQSLESNLHVDEGKYISLFQVDRNDGYNHDTTEIKDYIINNTTYISQGKLEKILFNSNPLIGNSHYLIFNNNDYIKIKSSKALDIGNIKLINFNNWTKTDNVINHLINKLELYNKTSTKRFFDNANEDIKRFKPTGKISDYILAKQASSFLLFLFCFIFTLFFISSNLMVHFKLLTEYEKQKIKYDKLYKMGISEKHITKNILKELKVLFLLPCILGVIVGTYFVYFTLLTTNIETRYGFKCALISSGTYMLFQGIFYLVYKKLYIRNILRIYE from the coding sequence ATGATGAATTTTAAGGAAATTTCCTTTAGAATGTTTAAGTCAAATATAAGAAGATATATTTTATATATTTTATGTAGTGCTTTTACAACCATGATAGTATTCTTATATTTGACTATGTATACTAACAAAGATTTTAACGATTCATCTAAGGTAAATGATTTAATATCAAGTAATTTATATGCACCCAGTTTAGTTTTAGCTATATTTTCAGTTTGTTTTATAATTTATGCACATAACTATTTTATGAAGTTTAGAAATAATGATTTTGCAATTTTTATGATAATTGGTATGACGGATAATGATATCAGAAAAATCCTCATATTAGAGAATACTTTAATTTCAAGCACATCTATATTAACAGGACTTATTATAGGAACCTTGTTTTCAAAAATATTCTATTTCATTGTAATGAAAATAATTGATATTAATATACATTTTGGGGTAAATCTTAAAAGCTATTTATATACATTAGTTTTTTTTGCTGCTATTAATGTAATAGTGATCTTAAAAAGTTGCATAGTAGTATCAAGATATAAAATTATAAACCTGTTAAAGGACGAGCGTATAGCAGATAGAAACTTTATAGGTAAAGTTTCTTTTAGAGTTTTAGGAATTATACTTATATTCATTTCAATATTTACTCCATTACTGCTTATATATAATAAAAAATCTTCAAGCTTAATTTTTATTAGTATAGTAGCTTTTCTACTGGGAATATATCTAATGATTGCTAATTTAGATTTCTTCGTAACAAAATTATTTAAAAAGAAATACTTTAATAATTTACTTTTCATAAGTAATTTAAAATATACCATTGGAAGTTGTAAAAATATTATATTTTCAATAGTTTTGCTTGTTGCTTCTGTAATTTATTTTATAAGTTTTAGTTCAACTTGTTCAAAAGTATTAAAGAAAAATTCTATAACATATAATCCCTATGATATATCCTATGTAGAGATTTTTGGCAAAAACATACTATCTCAAAATGATATACATAACATACTAAAAAGTAGTGACGCAAAAGTAAGTTCTATAAAAAATATAGAATTTATTATGAATAGTACAGTAACAATACTTTCTGATAAAGTATTAAATCAATCACTAGAAAGTAATCTCCATGTAGATGAAGGAAAATATATATCGCTCTTTCAAGTAGATAGAAATGATGGATATAATCATGATACTACAGAAATTAAAGACTATATTATAAATAATACCACCTATATTTCTCAAGGAAAATTAGAAAAAATACTGTTTAATAGTAATCCTCTAATAGGGAATTCTCACTATTTAATATTTAATAATAATGACTATATAAAAATAAAATCATCTAAAGCCTTGGATATAGGAAATATTAAATTGATAAACTTTAACAATTGGACTAAAACTGACAATGTAATAAACCATTTAATAAATAAATTAGAATTATATAATAAAACAAGTACAAAACGTTTCTTTGATAATGCAAATGAGGATATAAAAAGATTTAAACCTACAGGGAAAATTAGTGATTATATATTAGCAAAACAAGCGAGTTCATTTTTATTATTTTTATTTTGTTTTATATTTACATTATTTTTTATATCATCAAATTTAATGGTACATTTTAAACTTTTAACAGAGTATGAAAAGCAAAAAATTAAGTATGATAAACTCTATAAAATGGGTATTTCAGAAAAACACATAACTAAAAATATTTTAAAAGAGTTAAAAGTACTATTTTTATTACCATGCATTTTAGGAGTTATAGTCGGAACTTATTTTGTTTATTTTACATTGTTAACAACTAATATTGAGACTAGATACGGATTTAAATGTGCATTAATTTCTAGTGGAACTTACATGCTATTTCAGGGTATATTTTACTTGGTATATAAGAAGTTATATATTAGGAATATTTTAAGAATATATGAGTAA
- a CDS encoding MerR family transcriptional regulator produces MENNNNPENKKKYIDIDYEEISEKQINGKPLYYSTKQVAQILEEPTSRIRYWCDCFDDFLNIQRSGQNRQFTEQDIEKLKYIRKLLKKDGLTINQVKEYCSEKDVTMLQEQVKSQDPIAFQALATAIMTEMETRIELIQKKMIEDITTEVTKNISEKITQSISSELNIQKQYLDNTKKDMKDYISVTVEDKLNENIDNLKTHINATTENLSKQMKNDDVELVNSLKKHMEERRQQVEYQSKKGFFSKLFKR; encoded by the coding sequence ATGGAAAATAACAACAATCCTGAGAATAAAAAAAAATATATCGATATAGATTATGAGGAAATATCTGAAAAACAGATAAATGGTAAGCCATTATATTATAGTACAAAACAAGTTGCCCAAATTTTAGAAGAACCTACTAGTAGAATTAGATATTGGTGTGATTGTTTTGACGATTTTTTAAATATACAGCGTTCAGGACAAAATAGACAGTTTACAGAACAAGATATTGAAAAATTAAAATACATAAGAAAACTACTAAAGAAAGATGGATTAACTATAAATCAAGTGAAAGAATATTGTTCAGAAAAAGATGTTACTATGCTTCAAGAACAAGTAAAATCTCAAGATCCTATAGCATTTCAGGCTTTGGCAACTGCTATTATGACGGAGATGGAAACGCGAATTGAATTAATACAGAAAAAAATGATTGAAGATATAACTACTGAGGTAACTAAAAATATATCCGAAAAAATAACTCAAAGCATATCATCAGAATTAAATATTCAAAAACAATATTTAGACAATACAAAGAAAGATATGAAGGACTATATATCCGTGACAGTTGAGGACAAGCTTAATGAAAATATAGATAACTTAAAGACTCATATAAATGCCACTACAGAAAATCTATCTAAGCAAATGAAAAATGACGATGTTGAGTTAGTTAATAGTTTAAAAAAGCATATGGAAGAACGTAGACAACAAGTTGAATATCAAAGCAAAAAAGGATTCTTCAGTAAATTATTTAAGAGATAA
- the cloSI gene encoding clostripain, translated as MFKKIPELLTMTILGISFIGANPVYAASKNAKSNKSYVNQSVKKATPAGQKVTILYYCDADNNLEGSLMNDIAEMKKGYVNNPNLNLITLVDRTPNESNDSTALGENFEDTRLYKIEHNKTTRLDGGKEFPEIKTNGSYEANMGDPQTLKKFIEFGKAHYKADKYVLIMSNHGGGAKNKKNHNLNLNKAICWDDSSSDGDHADCLYVGEISDNLTDKHSVDVLAFDACLMGTAEVAYQYRPDNGGFSAKTMIASSPEVWGSGFKYDNIFARIREDNITSNEDDSTLGGKEKCFNPKTITNEQIGALFVEEQRDSVKAARRNDQQLSCYDLSKVKALKKSFDKLAVNLSKEKKKSDIENLRGRRTKVNLIHYFNERDQFDWMDYPYFDIYDLCKKISMSNKFSKETKTLASNVMKDIDNVVLYSFGGTKFNGTNGFKEGKNGLSVFLPDGNRKYISRYSLKKIPHWQVQSWYNSIDTKASGLNNPYGKLSWCKDGQDSKKNTVGNWFELLDSWFDTSNGADGGLNHYQW; from the coding sequence ATGTTTAAAAAAATACCTGAACTATTAACTATGACAATATTAGGAATTTCATTTATTGGAGCCAATCCAGTATATGCTGCTTCTAAAAATGCCAAAAGCAACAAATCATATGTTAATCAATCAGTAAAAAAAGCCACTCCAGCAGGTCAAAAAGTCACAATATTATATTATTGTGATGCTGATAACAACTTAGAAGGTTCCTTGATGAATGACATTGCGGAAATGAAAAAAGGATATGTAAACAATCCAAATTTGAATTTAATAACATTAGTAGATAGGACTCCTAATGAAAGCAATGATTCAACTGCTTTAGGAGAAAATTTTGAAGATACTCGTTTATATAAAATCGAACATAACAAAACTACAAGATTAGATGGTGGAAAGGAATTTCCAGAAATCAAAACTAATGGTTCTTATGAAGCTAACATGGGTGATCCACAAACTTTGAAAAAATTTATAGAGTTTGGTAAAGCTCATTATAAAGCAGATAAATATGTGCTTATAATGTCAAACCATGGTGGAGGAGCAAAAAATAAGAAAAATCATAATCTAAATCTGAATAAAGCAATCTGTTGGGATGATAGTAGTTCTGATGGAGATCACGCAGATTGCTTATATGTAGGGGAAATATCAGATAATCTAACTGATAAACATTCAGTAGATGTACTTGCTTTTGATGCTTGTTTAATGGGTACCGCAGAAGTAGCATATCAATACAGACCAGATAATGGAGGCTTTTCAGCTAAAACAATGATAGCTTCTAGTCCAGAAGTTTGGGGATCAGGATTCAAATATGATAATATATTTGCTAGAATAAGAGAAGATAATATTACTTCCAATGAAGATGATTCAACACTTGGCGGAAAAGAAAAATGTTTTAATCCAAAAACAATTACTAATGAACAAATAGGTGCTTTATTTGTTGAAGAACAAAGAGACTCTGTTAAAGCGGCAAGACGTAATGATCAACAATTAAGTTGCTATGATTTAAGTAAAGTAAAAGCTCTTAAAAAATCTTTCGATAAATTAGCTGTTAATTTATCGAAAGAAAAAAAGAAAAGCGATATTGAAAATTTAAGAGGAAGAAGAACAAAAGTAAACTTAATACATTACTTCAATGAAAGAGATCAATTTGATTGGATGGATTATCCGTATTTTGATATATATGACTTATGCAAAAAGATTAGTATGAGCAATAAATTTAGTAAAGAAACTAAGACTCTTGCATCAAATGTTATGAAAGATATAGATAATGTTGTACTTTATTCATTTGGTGGGACAAAATTTAATGGAACAAACGGATTTAAAGAAGGCAAAAATGGATTGAGTGTATTTTTACCTGATGGAAATAGAAAGTACATTAGTCGTTATTCCCTAAAAAAAATACCTCATTGGCAAGTTCAAAGTTGGTATAATTCTATTGATACTAAAGCTTCTGGATTAAATAATCCATATGGAAAATTAAGCTGGTGTAAAGATGGACAAGATTCTAAAAAGAATACAGTTGGAAATTGGTTTGAACTCTTAGATTCTTGGTTTGACACAAGCAATGGAGCAGATGGTGGATTAAATCATTATCAATGGTAG
- a CDS encoding DUF3139 domain-containing protein — protein sequence MKIFQKKYIFITIFILLAFNNIFLRYRIFSIGDQKEREQILSSTIWKLHKEGYDAKEIKNITVQYNALKGGLLPYEVLVVFSTNPSRAYLYSWVDVHKKGKEVERIGECASNF from the coding sequence ATGAAAATATTTCAGAAAAAATATATATTTATTACAATCTTTATTTTATTAGCGTTTAATAATATTTTTTTAAGATATAGAATATTTTCTATAGGCGATCAAAAAGAAAGAGAACAAATACTAAGCTCAACTATTTGGAAATTACATAAAGAAGGATATGATGCAAAGGAAATAAAAAATATTACAGTACAATATAACGCATTAAAAGGTGGACTTTTACCTTATGAAGTATTAGTTGTTTTTAGTACCAATCCTTCTAGAGCATATCTATATTCTTGGGTTGATGTACATAAAAAAGGAAAAGAAGTTGAACGTATAGGGGAATGTGCCTCAAACTTTTAA
- a CDS encoding nucleotidyltransferase, giving the protein MVNLIFKVLSYIGKKLNDNGITWGVGASILLNQFGFIEKPNDIDIFISIKDIERADEVLKSMGEKKKWESSTTYSTKYFYEYIIDGVDIDVMAGFAVNHNSGVFKYNFNHTSISEFRKINKVDIPFTSLEDWYVIYQLIPSRESKVKMIENYFLSNGIKNPILLKNSLKGNLPIEIQERVKKILGS; this is encoded by the coding sequence GTGGTAAATTTGATTTTTAAGGTTTTAAGCTACATTGGTAAAAAATTGAATGATAATGGGATAACATGGGGAGTTGGTGCTTCAATATTACTAAATCAATTTGGATTTATAGAAAAACCTAACGATATAGATATTTTTATATCTATTAAGGATATTGAAAGAGCAGATGAAGTCCTTAAAAGTATGGGAGAAAAGAAAAAATGGGAAAGTTCTACAACATACTCAACAAAATACTTCTATGAGTATATAATAGACGGAGTTGATATTGATGTAATGGCAGGATTTGCAGTTAACCATAATAGTGGAGTATTTAAATATAATTTTAATCATACCTCAATTTCAGAATTTAGAAAAATTAATAAAGTAGATATTCCATTCACTTCTCTAGAAGATTGGTATGTAATCTATCAATTAATTCCTAGTAGGGAATCAAAGGTAAAGATGATAGAGAATTATTTTTTATCAAATGGAATTAAAAACCCCATTTTATTAAAAAATTCCTTAAAGGGCAATTTACCAATAGAAATTCAAGAAAGAGTTAAGAAGATATTAGGTTCATAG